From the genome of Candidatus Eisenbacteria bacterium:
CTCGGGCTCGGGATGCCGGCGGCCGCGCGAGAGGCGGCTGGGCATCGCGTAGGGCGCGAGGCCTGCCGCTTCCCGCGCCTCGAAGGCCTGCCGACCCGGCGTCACCCCACGCTAGGCCGCGTCGCCGTCGGCTTCCACCGTGACGTGGATGGTCGCCTTCACGTTGCGGCCCACCTGCACCACGACCGGGAACGTGCCGAGCTGCTTGATGGGCTCCTCGAGCAGGATGCGCCGCCGCTCGACCTGGTGGCCCTTCGCGGCCAGCAGCCGCTCGATGTCGAGGTTCGTGACCGATCCGAAGAGGCGCCCCTCTTCTCCCCCGGCGCGCGCCTTGACGGTGAGCGTGAGCCCTTCGAGCTTCCCCGCGACGCCCTCGGCCGTCTTGCGCTCGCGCTCGGCTTTGGCGCCGATGACTCGTTTGTGGTGCTCGAGCTCGGCGAGGTTCTTTCGATTCGCCTCGACGGCGAGCCCCCGCGGAAAGAGATAGTTGCGCGCGTACCCGGGCTTCACCCGGACGACGGCGCCTATCGCTCCGAGGTTCGGAACGTCCTCGCGCAGAATCACTTCGACGGCCATGATCCGGGCTCTCCTTTACGGGTACACGCTGGTGTAGGGCAGCAGCGCCACCGTGCGCGCCTGCTTGATGGCCACCGTGAGGCGCCGCTGGTGGCGGGCGCAGTTGCCGGTGATGCGGGCCGGGATCAGCTTGCCGCGCTCGCTGAGGAACGTCCCCAGCATGCGCGC
Proteins encoded in this window:
- the rplI gene encoding 50S ribosomal protein L9, with the translated sequence MAVEVILREDVPNLGAIGAVVRVKPGYARNYLFPRGLAVEANRKNLAELEHHKRVIGAKAERERKTAEGVAGKLEGLTLTVKARAGGEEGRLFGSVTNLDIERLLAAKGHQVERRRILLEEPIKQLGTFPVVVQVGRNVKATIHVTVEADGDAA
- the rpsR gene encoding 30S ribosomal protein S18, which gives rise to MRERERDRERGPARPARRRGLGRRKVCRFCADKAMLIDYKDARMLGTFLSERGKLIPARITGNCARHQRRLTVAIKQARTVALLPYTSVYP